The following are from one region of the Amedibacterium intestinale genome:
- a CDS encoding Fic family protein, translating to MIIDAKTIQFLKDTPNSAYQSVKTEFLYHSNKLEGSTFSKENLEKYLNEQIIEGSHKIDDVLETTNSTDLFDYVVETLGEPLSRRLILDFHRMLKDRTLDHERGFAGCWKKIPNQISGVDLKLAEPWEVEGRMEELIQKWNDSQKDFDAIVKFHARFENIHPFQDGNGRIGRFLILKQCIENGVDLIMIDDVYSKEYKSALYEAQKNQNFDELKEIFVNCQKRLDEKLDFLKQTLDYIQKYEVDMNPNQSI from the coding sequence ATGATTATTGATGCAAAAACTATACAGTTTTTAAAAGATACTCCGAATTCAGCATATCAATCAGTCAAGACAGAATTTTTATATCATTCTAATAAATTAGAAGGAAGTACCTTTAGTAAAGAAAATTTAGAGAAGTATTTAAATGAACAGATTATTGAAGGTAGTCACAAAATTGATGATGTGTTAGAAACAACAAATTCAACAGATCTTTTTGATTATGTAGTTGAAACATTAGGTGAGCCTTTAAGCAGAAGACTTATTTTAGACTTTCATAGAATGTTAAAAGACAGAACACTAGATCATGAAAGAGGATTTGCAGGCTGCTGGAAAAAGATTCCAAATCAAATTTCCGGTGTAGATTTAAAACTGGCTGAACCATGGGAAGTTGAAGGACGAATGGAAGAATTAATTCAGAAGTGGAATGACTCTCAAAAAGATTTTGATGCTATTGTTAAGTTTCATGCTAGATTTGAAAATATTCATCCTTTCCAAGATGGAAACGGAAGAATAGGTCGTTTCTTGATACTGAAGCAATGTATCGAAAATGGTGTAGATTTAATCATGATTGATGATGTCTATTCAAAAGAATACAAGAGTGCGTTATACGAAGCACAGAAGAATCAAAATTTTGATGAATTAAAAGAAATCTTTGTAAATTGCCAAAAACGATTGGATGAAAAATTAGATTTTTTGAAACAAACACTTGATTATATTCAAAAATATGAAGTAGATATGAATCCAAATCAATCAATTTAA
- a CDS encoding phospholipase D family protein produces MFKKRYIKWAFLAFILVYIGAATIPYIPHKEVNETYKTSIQQTAFYADKTGTERVDYIDDNTDALLYRLHMIEEAQDEIILSTFDFNADAAGKDMMAALLHAAQRNVKVKVIVDGISGFLDMRGNSYFKALASHENIEVKVYNSINLLTPWKLQARLHDKYVIVDDKMYVLGGRNTMNLFLGEYTEEKNIDRELFVYETQKNKNASIHQLKDYFNSVWQLSDSKQYTCENVNKKIEESIHQLEERYKKLQEQYPDAYKKWNYEEKTIETDKITLLSNPIEAENKEPYMWYAITQLIKQGNDTTIVTPYIICGKEMYRDLTNLTKQKKKIDIITNDVASGANPWGCSDYLNQKKKIWNTGVQVYEYMGKHSSHTKALLIDDEMSLVGSYNMDMRSTYQDTELMLAVDSKELNKQMRQEVEENKTYSKTMGKDGEYTYGKNYVPKELGIGKKIMYSIFRIITVPIRGFL; encoded by the coding sequence ATGTTTAAAAAACGATATATAAAATGGGCATTTTTAGCTTTTATTCTGGTATATATAGGTGCAGCAACCATTCCTTATATTCCACATAAAGAAGTAAATGAAACGTATAAAACAAGTATTCAGCAAACTGCATTTTATGCAGATAAAACAGGGACAGAAAGAGTAGATTATATTGATGATAATACAGATGCTCTTCTTTATCGACTTCATATGATAGAAGAAGCACAGGATGAAATTATATTGTCTACGTTTGATTTTAATGCGGATGCTGCAGGAAAGGATATGATGGCAGCTTTACTGCATGCAGCACAAAGAAATGTCAAAGTAAAAGTAATTGTAGATGGAATCAGCGGCTTTTTAGATATGCGAGGAAATTCTTACTTTAAAGCCTTGGCATCACATGAAAATATTGAAGTTAAGGTATATAACTCTATAAATCTTTTAACACCATGGAAACTGCAGGCAAGGTTACATGATAAGTATGTCATCGTTGATGATAAGATGTATGTATTAGGCGGAAGAAATACTATGAATTTATTTTTAGGAGAATATACAGAAGAAAAAAATATTGATCGAGAACTTTTTGTATATGAGACACAGAAGAATAAAAATGCATCGATTCATCAGTTAAAAGATTATTTTAACAGCGTATGGCAACTTTCTGACAGTAAACAGTATACATGTGAAAATGTAAATAAAAAGATAGAGGAAAGTATTCATCAGCTAGAAGAAAGATACAAAAAACTGCAGGAACAATATCCAGATGCCTATAAAAAATGGAATTATGAAGAGAAAACAATAGAAACAGATAAGATTACATTGCTTTCTAATCCGATTGAAGCAGAAAATAAAGAACCCTACATGTGGTATGCAATTACTCAGCTAATAAAACAGGGAAACGATACAACAATTGTGACTCCTTATATTATTTGTGGCAAGGAGATGTATCGTGATTTAACAAATCTAACGAAACAGAAGAAAAAGATTGATATTATCACAAATGATGTAGCCAGCGGCGCAAATCCATGGGGATGCAGCGACTACTTAAATCAAAAGAAAAAGATATGGAATACAGGGGTACAGGTATATGAATATATGGGAAAACACTCCAGTCATACCAAAGCATTGTTAATTGATGATGAGATGAGCCTTGTTGGATCATATAATATGGATATGAGAAGCACGTATCAGGATACAGAGTTAATGCTTGCGGTGGATTCTAAAGAATTAAATAAACAGATGAGACAGGAAGTAGAAGAAAATAAAACGTATAGTAAAACAATGGGAAAAGATGGAGAATATACCTATGGAAAGAACTATGTTCCTAAAGAATTAGGGATTGGGAAAAAAATCATGTATAGTATCTTTCGTATAATAACAGTACCGATTCGAGGATTTTTATAA
- a CDS encoding endo-alpha-N-acetylgalactosaminidase family protein: MKKKKQLLKVFNLTMAAAMVSTPVLSNIYTVSAKEQTVDTTKKKTKKQVVYEDGVYDEWKGQNVQEGDSSKVEDGWLHIVSAPGDRNNPGTNPYMTVNPNTFDFTKEGYFEFTMKSNNENTNIDNSDRFGIYLGYNTDHNGMYIGYDNGGWFWQKYKDGNGDWYQGTREAAPKKGVEYKVRVEWTADHKMSFKLNDKVIFDKEDFSGIFASMGNQIAIKAGSWGNSGSNILLKDIHYPGQKEAEKVNVTGKILDAEGNAIKDALVKAGSESVKTDISGNFEVSLQPGTYMVSVSAQGYETYTDEITVGRDGLNLGEIKLTKAPELVTETLSTPYMDVSINKNFPSVQKYVMKEGDLKNKTFYGQTSNINTIRINGEDIKLSADDVQFTVNEGKTQATYKMHVYNNKLNKEERTIDADITAVLSVKDDALSFEITDVKNKLNEKYTDENGKHIYAIQSIEIPNHSLISVNSDQKGANLKGAAMSSNTTISGDEYIEVNDKTASGNRDYMYAFISNDEMSAGLWSNAENEGRAVSVGVSGGSHNTRVMATTEEKDGHVSLGLSSTKWYWHREEKDSKGKWHLVQETANPQAKITIAGNINGDKEIDWQDGAVAFRDIMHNPYKSEDVPELVSYRIAMNFGGQAQNPFLTTLDNVKRVAMHTDGLGQSVLLKGYGNEGHDSGHPDYANIGQRIGGEKDMNTLMEKGAEYGARFGIHVNAGEMYPEAKAFNEDLVRRDANGNLRYGWNWIDQGIGIDSVYDLGTGSREKRFDELEEKVGQKLDFVYVDIWGNKTGGSDDSWQTRKLSKEINDNGWRMATEWGSANEYDSTFQHWATDLTYGGYTLKGENSEVMRFLRNHQKDSWVGDYPNYGGAAIAPLLGGYNMKDFEGWQGRNDYDAYIKNIYTHDLTTKFIQHHEIVDWEDGKSFTATNPDGKPYTWTPEMKITLKDGKDTLVLERGSDDPNDPAYRDRTMTLNGKVISKGAVSRGDTGAKGTETYLLPWFWDAKTGDPVKSEDEKLYHWNTQGGTSEWDLPDSWKDLKDVKVYKLTDLGKTEEKTVPVKNGKITLEAESEVPYVVYKGEKGNLDITWSEGMHIVDAGFNSGHFDAWTKQGSGKAEIAKSQYSNPMMKLSGEVSMTQTLTDLTPGKQYAVLVGVDNRSDAKAKMTVKSGDKVLDSNYTTRSIAKNYVKAYTHSNASATVDGSSYFQHMYVHFTAPQSGEVTLTLSRDAGEGATYFDDVRIVENEAKNITKNADGEVVKFEQDFENNVQGIYPFVVSGSEGVEDNRIHLSELHAPYTQAGWDVKKMDDVLDGNWSVKVNGLTQKNNLIYQTIPQNFRFEPGKKYKVSFDYQTGSEGTYAVAVGNGEYNGNVELDELPMSMGKDKDGHYTTEIIGDASGQTWFGIYSTNKAPDLQGTSGSAANFGGYKEIVLDNVVIEQVKETINESSLNDLIKEAESKYNKTDYEPEVWNAFQKEIAKARVALDKDNVTQEDIEEAFYALRGAIIRMDTSAGVDGSDESRDIATDGMKATAGNEQATTGDEGPAKNVLDGDEGTIWHTSWGGTSQDNQWIDIALKEPATVAGLRMMPRSNGNNGVITEAEIWVKTKDSKDYTKVKEAKFGTKGWQAVNFDAVENVTNVKVKATKTIGDTTNKYASAAEIRLMGEKIDQPIVVDKSGLKAAIDDAKKLNEKDYTPDSWKVLEEKLEKAEVVMKDDNATDYDVLLATANLSEAIQALDPITEPGPGEVDKTALNDLIKRADLIDTTRYTEESVNVFKKALAEAKEINADENATQEKVDSAKTSLEKAMNGLQLKEETNVDKTALMDKLSTALRLDSKYYTPESWKVLENAIANAQKVIDNEKATQKEVNEAYAALDKAITSLVLKEQGTLPEQKPEKPSSGDKDSSIENKDDVKTGVESNTKGLLAFALLSGGAIVSLLKKRRKLND, from the coding sequence ATGAAGAAAAAGAAACAACTATTGAAGGTATTCAACCTTACAATGGCTGCTGCAATGGTTAGCACACCCGTCTTATCAAATATTTATACAGTATCTGCAAAGGAACAGACTGTAGATACAACAAAGAAAAAAACAAAGAAACAAGTAGTTTATGAAGATGGGGTTTATGATGAATGGAAAGGGCAAAATGTACAAGAAGGCGATTCTTCTAAGGTAGAAGATGGATGGCTTCATATTGTATCCGCTCCAGGGGATAGAAACAATCCTGGAACAAATCCTTATATGACAGTCAATCCAAATACGTTTGATTTTACAAAAGAAGGGTATTTCGAATTTACGATGAAGTCAAACAATGAAAACACCAATATAGATAATAGCGATCGTTTTGGTATTTATTTGGGATATAATACCGATCATAATGGTATGTATATCGGCTATGATAATGGTGGATGGTTCTGGCAGAAATATAAAGATGGCAATGGTGACTGGTATCAAGGAACTAGAGAAGCTGCTCCAAAAAAAGGTGTGGAATATAAAGTTCGTGTAGAATGGACAGCTGATCATAAAATGAGTTTTAAATTAAATGATAAAGTAATCTTTGATAAAGAAGACTTCTCTGGAATCTTTGCATCTATGGGAAATCAGATTGCGATTAAAGCAGGTTCATGGGGAAATAGTGGTTCTAATATTCTATTGAAAGATATTCATTATCCTGGACAAAAAGAGGCAGAAAAAGTTAATGTAACAGGAAAAATTCTTGACGCAGAGGGTAATGCGATAAAAGATGCTTTAGTTAAAGCAGGATCAGAAAGTGTAAAAACAGATATATCAGGTAATTTTGAAGTAAGCCTTCAACCAGGAACATACATGGTATCTGTTTCTGCACAAGGATATGAAACTTATACAGATGAAATAACAGTAGGTAGAGATGGATTAAATCTGGGGGAAATTAAATTAACAAAGGCTCCAGAACTAGTAACAGAAACATTATCTACTCCATACATGGATGTTTCTATTAATAAAAACTTCCCAAGTGTTCAAAAATATGTAATGAAAGAAGGAGATTTGAAAAATAAAACATTCTATGGGCAAACTTCTAATATAAATACGATTCGTATCAATGGAGAAGATATAAAACTTTCAGCAGACGATGTTCAATTTACGGTTAATGAGGGTAAAACACAGGCAACTTATAAAATGCATGTATACAATAATAAACTCAATAAAGAGGAAAGAACAATTGATGCTGATATTACAGCTGTTTTATCAGTAAAAGATGATGCTTTATCCTTTGAAATTACAGATGTTAAAAATAAATTGAATGAGAAATATACAGATGAAAATGGAAAACATATTTATGCAATTCAAAGCATTGAAATTCCAAATCATAGTTTGATTTCAGTTAACAGTGATCAGAAAGGGGCAAACTTAAAAGGTGCCGCAATGTCTTCAAACACAACCATTAGTGGTGATGAATATATTGAAGTCAATGATAAAACCGCATCTGGAAACAGAGATTATATGTATGCATTTATCTCTAATGATGAAATGAGCGCAGGGCTTTGGAGTAATGCAGAAAATGAAGGACGTGCTGTTTCTGTTGGGGTATCTGGAGGAAGTCACAACACAAGAGTTATGGCAACTACAGAAGAAAAAGATGGACATGTATCACTAGGTCTTTCTAGTACGAAATGGTATTGGCATAGAGAAGAAAAAGATTCTAAAGGGAAATGGCATTTAGTACAAGAAACTGCAAATCCACAGGCAAAAATTACGATTGCAGGAAATATCAATGGAGATAAAGAAATCGACTGGCAGGATGGTGCTGTTGCTTTCCGTGATATTATGCATAACCCATATAAGAGTGAAGATGTTCCAGAACTTGTTTCTTATCGAATTGCGATGAATTTTGGTGGGCAGGCACAAAACCCATTCTTAACAACACTGGATAATGTAAAACGTGTCGCAATGCACACAGATGGACTTGGACAATCTGTATTATTAAAAGGATATGGAAATGAAGGTCATGACTCAGGTCATCCGGATTATGCAAATATTGGACAAAGAATCGGTGGAGAAAAAGATATGAATACCTTAATGGAAAAAGGTGCAGAATATGGTGCTAGATTTGGTATTCATGTCAATGCTGGTGAAATGTATCCAGAAGCCAAAGCATTTAATGAAGATTTAGTTCGTCGTGATGCAAATGGAAACCTTCGTTATGGCTGGAACTGGATTGACCAGGGTATTGGAATTGACAGCGTATATGACTTAGGAACAGGATCAAGAGAAAAACGTTTTGATGAACTGGAAGAAAAAGTTGGACAAAAGCTTGACTTTGTTTATGTAGATATTTGGGGAAATAAGACAGGTGGAAGCGATGATTCATGGCAGACACGTAAGTTATCAAAAGAAATTAATGATAATGGATGGAGAATGGCTACAGAATGGGGTTCTGCAAATGAATACGATTCTACATTCCAGCATTGGGCAACAGACCTTACATATGGAGGTTATACACTAAAAGGTGAAAACAGTGAAGTAATGCGTTTCTTACGCAACCATCAAAAAGATTCTTGGGTAGGAGATTATCCAAATTATGGTGGAGCAGCGATTGCGCCTTTACTTGGCGGATATAATATGAAAGACTTTGAAGGATGGCAAGGTCGTAACGACTATGATGCTTATATTAAAAATATTTACACACATGATTTAACTACAAAATTTATTCAGCATCATGAAATTGTAGATTGGGAAGATGGAAAATCATTTACTGCTACAAATCCAGATGGTAAACCTTATACATGGACACCAGAAATGAAGATTACTTTAAAAGATGGCAAAGATACTTTAGTTCTTGAAAGAGGTTCTGATGATCCAAATGATCCTGCATATAGAGATAGAACGATGACATTAAATGGCAAAGTAATTTCTAAAGGTGCTGTATCAAGAGGAGATACAGGTGCTAAAGGAACAGAAACTTATTTATTGCCTTGGTTCTGGGATGCGAAAACAGGTGATCCTGTAAAATCCGAAGATGAAAAACTTTATCATTGGAATACACAGGGAGGTACTAGCGAATGGGATCTTCCTGATAGCTGGAAAGACTTAAAAGATGTTAAAGTTTATAAACTTACAGATTTGGGAAAAACAGAAGAAAAAACAGTACCAGTAAAAAATGGAAAAATTACATTAGAGGCTGAATCTGAAGTTCCTTATGTTGTATATAAAGGTGAAAAAGGAAATCTTGATATTACATGGAGTGAAGGAATGCATATCGTAGATGCAGGATTCAACAGTGGTCATTTTGATGCATGGACAAAACAGGGAAGTGGAAAAGCAGAAATTGCGAAGAGTCAATACAGCAATCCAATGATGAAATTAAGTGGTGAAGTGTCAATGACACAGACATTGACAGATTTAACTCCAGGAAAGCAATATGCGGTATTGGTTGGTGTTGACAATCGAAGCGATGCGAAAGCCAAAATGACTGTTAAATCAGGCGATAAAGTATTAGATTCTAACTATACAACAAGATCAATTGCGAAAAATTATGTAAAAGCATATACACATAGCAATGCAAGTGCAACGGTTGATGGAAGTAGTTATTTCCAGCATATGTATGTACATTTTACAGCTCCACAATCAGGAGAAGTTACATTAACACTATCTCGTGATGCAGGAGAAGGAGCAACATACTTTGATGATGTACGTATTGTAGAAAATGAAGCTAAAAATATAACAAAAAATGCAGATGGTGAAGTTGTTAAATTTGAACAGGATTTTGAAAACAATGTACAGGGAATTTATCCATTTGTTGTTAGTGGAAGTGAAGGCGTAGAAGACAATCGTATTCACCTTTCTGAATTGCATGCCCCATATACACAAGCTGGATGGGATGTAAAGAAAATGGATGATGTACTTGATGGAAACTGGTCTGTAAAAGTAAATGGATTAACACAGAAAAATAATCTAATTTATCAAACAATTCCACAAAACTTCCGTTTTGAACCAGGTAAAAAATATAAAGTAAGCTTTGATTATCAAACAGGAAGCGAAGGAACCTATGCGGTTGCTGTTGGAAATGGAGAATACAATGGCAATGTAGAATTAGATGAATTGCCTATGTCTATGGGTAAAGATAAAGATGGACATTATACAACAGAAATTATTGGAGATGCAAGTGGACAAACATGGTTTGGTATTTATTCCACAAATAAAGCTCCAGATTTACAGGGAACAAGTGGTTCAGCAGCAAACTTTGGCGGTTATAAAGAAATTGTATTAGATAATGTCGTAATTGAACAGGTAAAAGAAACAATCAATGAAAGTAGTTTGAATGATTTAATCAAAGAAGCAGAATCAAAATATAATAAAACAGATTATGAGCCAGAAGTATGGAATGCATTCCAAAAAGAAATCGCAAAAGCTCGTGTAGCTTTAGATAAGGATAACGTTACACAAGAAGATATTGAAGAAGCGTTCTATGCATTAAGAGGAGCAATAATACGAATGGATACATCTGCTGGTGTTGATGGAAGTGACGAATCTCGTGATATTGCGACAGATGGAATGAAAGCAACGGCTGGAAATGAACAAGCGACAACAGGTGATGAAGGCCCTGCAAAAAATGTACTAGATGGTGATGAAGGAACAATCTGGCATACAAGCTGGGGTGGAACTTCTCAAGATAACCAGTGGATTGATATTGCGTTGAAAGAACCAGCAACAGTTGCCGGATTAAGAATGATGCCACGTTCAAATGGAAATAATGGAGTTATTACAGAAGCGGAAATTTGGGTAAAAACAAAAGATAGCAAAGACTATACAAAAGTGAAAGAAGCTAAATTCGGTACGAAAGGATGGCAGGCTGTAAACTTTGATGCAGTTGAAAATGTAACGAATGTAAAAGTAAAAGCAACAAAAACAATTGGAGATACAACAAATAAATATGCATCAGCAGCAGAAATTCGTTTAATGGGAGAAAAGATTGACCAGCCAATCGTTGTTGATAAATCTGGATTAAAAGCTGCAATTGATGACGCTAAAAAATTAAATGAAAAAGATTATACTCCAGATTCTTGGAAAGTATTAGAAGAAAAATTAGAAAAAGCAGAAGTTGTAATGAAAGATGATAATGCTACAGATTATGATGTGTTATTAGCAACAGCAAATCTATCTGAAGCTATTCAGGCACTTGATCCTATTACAGAACCAGGGCCTGGAGAAGTAGATAAAACGGCATTGAACGATTTAATTAAACGAGCAGATTTAATTGATACAACACGTTATACAGAAGAAAGTGTAAATGTATTTAAAAAAGCATTGGCTGAAGCAAAAGAAATAAATGCAGATGAAAATGCTACACAAGAAAAAGTAGACAGTGCAAAAACTTCTTTGGAAAAAGCAATGAATGGATTGCAGTTAAAAGAAGAAACAAATGTAGATAAGACAGCATTAATGGATAAATTGTCTACAGCACTTCGCTTGGATAGTAAATACTATACTCCAGAAAGCTGGAAAGTGTTAGAAAATGCGATAGCAAATGCACAGAAAGTAATTGATAACGAAAAAGCAACACAGAAAGAAGTTAATGAAGCCTATGCTGCATTAGATAAAGCAATTACTTCTCTTGTATTAAAAGAACAAGGAACACTTCCAGAACAAAAACCAGAAAAACCATCATCTGGGGATAAAGATAGTTCTATCGAAAACAAAGATGATGTAAAAACAGGTGTAGAAAGCAATACAAAAGGATTGTTGGCATTTGCCTTGTTATCTGGTGGAGCTATTGTTTCACTTCTTAAAAAAAGAAGAAAATTAAATGATTAA
- a CDS encoding aminotransferase class I/II-fold pyridoxal phosphate-dependent enzyme: MRDYESYLSETVRTIKPSGIRRFFDLANDMENVISLGVGEPDFDTPWHIREAAIYSIESGKTHYTANQGLLSLREEICSYMKRRFHLEYNPNDNVIVTVGGSEGIDIALRAFVDIDDEVILTQPSYVAYTPGVQLCKAKPVYVQLEEKDQFKLTPEKLLAAITPKSKVLLINFPSNPTGGVMTKEDYEKLVPIIKEHELIVISDEIYAELTYDDSFYSLANFDEIKDQVIIISGFSKAYAMTGWRLGYVLGNKTFIKAMNKIHQYIIMSASTPAQYGAIDAMRNGDIHVQEMRESYLARRNYITKGFNRLGLTTHLPQGAFYIFPDIRSTGLTSDEFCEKLLQEQHVACVPGTAFGEAGEGFIRVSYAYSIEHIKEALDRIEKFLDKLHANK, encoded by the coding sequence ATGAGAGATTATGAATCCTATTTAAGTGAAACGGTTCGTACAATCAAACCAAGTGGAATTCGTCGTTTCTTTGATTTGGCGAATGATATGGAAAATGTAATTTCTCTTGGTGTAGGGGAACCGGATTTTGATACTCCTTGGCATATTCGAGAAGCAGCTATCTATTCTATCGAAAGTGGAAAAACACATTACACCGCAAATCAGGGACTTCTTAGTTTACGTGAGGAAATCTGTTCTTATATGAAGAGAAGATTTCATTTAGAGTATAATCCAAATGATAATGTAATTGTTACAGTTGGAGGAAGTGAAGGTATCGATATTGCCTTACGTGCCTTTGTAGATATCGATGATGAGGTCATCTTAACACAGCCAAGCTATGTAGCTTATACTCCAGGTGTCCAGCTATGCAAAGCAAAGCCAGTTTATGTACAGCTGGAGGAAAAAGATCAATTTAAACTAACACCAGAAAAGTTATTGGCTGCTATCACACCAAAATCAAAAGTTTTATTGATTAATTTTCCTAGTAATCCAACAGGTGGTGTGATGACAAAAGAAGATTATGAAAAACTAGTGCCAATTATTAAAGAACATGAATTGATCGTTATCAGCGATGAAATTTATGCAGAACTTACCTATGATGATAGTTTTTATTCTTTAGCTAATTTCGATGAAATCAAAGATCAGGTTATTATCATTAGTGGTTTTTCAAAAGCCTATGCGATGACCGGATGGAGATTAGGGTATGTCCTGGGAAATAAAACTTTTATCAAGGCAATGAATAAAATTCATCAATATATCATTATGTCAGCCTCTACCCCTGCACAATATGGTGCAATTGATGCCATGCGTAATGGAGATATCCATGTGCAGGAAATGCGTGAATCTTATCTTGCTAGAAGAAATTATATAACCAAGGGATTTAATCGTTTAGGGTTAACAACACATCTTCCACAAGGGGCGTTTTATATTTTTCCGGATATTCGCTCTACTGGATTAACAAGTGATGAATTTTGTGAAAAACTATTACAGGAACAGCATGTTGCCTGTGTTCCGGGAACTGCTTTTGGAGAAGCAGGTGAAGGTTTTATTCGTGTGTCTTATGCATATAGTATTGAGCATATAAAAGAAGCATTAGATCGTATTGAGAAGTTTTTAGATAAACTTCATGCAAATAAATAG
- a CDS encoding Lrp/AsnC family transcriptional regulator, with product MNKEMLLSLLETNARYDTRDLADILLEDEESVIHTMKDMEKKKIICGYHTIINWDKTNKDKVMAMIEVEVAPERDYGYDRIARNIYRYPEVDTMYLMSGKSEFIVIIYGKTMQEISNFVGAKLATTDHVTSTSTFFVLKQYKINGVIFDEEDRAEKRLVVTP from the coding sequence ATGAATAAAGAAATGCTGTTGTCTTTATTAGAGACAAACGCAAGATATGATACTAGAGATCTTGCGGACATCTTATTAGAAGATGAAGAAAGTGTTATCCATACCATGAAGGATATGGAAAAGAAAAAAATTATATGTGGTTATCATACAATCATTAACTGGGATAAAACAAACAAAGATAAAGTTATGGCTATGATTGAAGTAGAGGTCGCCCCTGAAAGAGATTATGGATACGATCGCATTGCGAGAAATATTTATCGTTATCCAGAAGTGGATACGATGTATTTAATGAGTGGTAAAAGTGAATTCATTGTAATTATCTATGGAAAGACAATGCAGGAAATATCTAATTTTGTTGGCGCAAAACTGGCTACTACCGACCATGTTACCTCCACTTCTACTTTTTTTGTATTAAAACAATATAAAATCAATGGTGTTATTTTTGATGAAGAGGATAGAGCTGAAAAAAGGTTGGTTGTGACACCATGA
- a CDS encoding PTS sugar transporter subunit IIA, whose translation MFGLFRNKKMDLYAPVKGECIAIEDVPDPVFSNKLLGDGIAFKPLNNTISSPCDGTITMVAETKHALGLKAKNGTEIMIHVGLDTVNYNGKGFKCFVSNNQKVKKGQKLIEVDLDFFRKENANLTTPMVIITKDINLTIISNKGIVDNDSVVVKLGDEM comes from the coding sequence ATGTTTGGATTATTTAGAAATAAAAAAATGGATTTGTATGCTCCAGTTAAAGGTGAATGCATAGCAATAGAAGATGTACCAGATCCAGTTTTTTCAAATAAGTTATTAGGTGATGGAATTGCATTTAAACCATTAAACAATACAATTTCTTCTCCTTGTGATGGAACTATTACTATGGTTGCAGAAACAAAACATGCTCTAGGTTTAAAAGCTAAAAATGGCACAGAAATTATGATACATGTAGGGTTAGATACTGTTAATTATAATGGTAAAGGTTTTAAATGTTTTGTTTCAAATAATCAGAAAGTAAAAAAAGGACAAAAGTTGATTGAAGTAGACTTAGATTTTTTTAGAAAAGAAAATGCAAATCTAACTACTCCAATGGTTATCATTACTAAAGATATTAATTTAACAATTATTTCAAATAAAGGAATTGTTGATAATGATTCTGTAGTAGTTAAGTTAGGTGATGAAATGTGA
- a CDS encoding PRD domain-containing protein yields the protein MKVIKNINNNVSLCIDSKGREVVAFGKGIGFIRPPYEIPLEKIDRTFYSHNISDYSVLEEIPVNVIEVSIKIVEELEKSLNVTMLSSAALSIADHINFAIKRNVENVKMEMPIQEDLKLLYPKEILYAEKALKTIKEYTGYDLPTQEVGTLALHFINSQIKKYSDCSIDSEELVHQIRSILEKVYKIKIDVNSFNYSRFVTHMDYLIKRIIKNEQIDSDNEKMYDEIKKRFEKAYECTLLIEQVFDEKLQRKLNKEERLYLMLHINRMCTRV from the coding sequence GTGAAAGTAATAAAAAACATTAATAATAATGTCTCTTTATGTATAGATTCTAAAGGAAGAGAGGTCGTAGCTTTTGGGAAAGGTATAGGTTTCATAAGACCCCCTTATGAAATCCCTTTGGAAAAGATTGATAGGACTTTTTATAGTCATAATATATCTGATTATAGTGTATTAGAAGAAATACCGGTTAATGTCATAGAGGTAAGCATTAAAATTGTTGAAGAACTAGAGAAAAGTTTAAATGTAACAATGTTATCAAGCGCAGCATTATCCATTGCGGATCATATTAATTTTGCTATTAAACGTAATGTAGAGAATGTAAAAATGGAGATGCCAATTCAAGAAGATTTAAAACTGTTATATCCTAAAGAAATTCTTTATGCTGAAAAAGCACTTAAAACAATTAAAGAATATACTGGCTATGATTTACCGACACAGGAAGTTGGAACTCTAGCATTGCATTTTATAAATAGCCAAATAAAAAAATATAGCGACTGTTCAATTGATTCAGAAGAATTAGTTCATCAAATTAGGAGTATTTTAGAAAAAGTATATAAAATAAAGATAGATGTAAATAGTTTTAATTATTCTAGATTTGTTACTCATATGGATTATTTAATTAAACGCATTATCAAAAATGAACAAATAGATAGCGATAATGAAAAAATGTATGATGAAATAAAAAAGAGATTTGAAAAAGCATATGAATGTACCTTACTCATTGAACAAGTTTTTGATGAAAAACTACAAAGAAAGTTGAACAAAGAAGAACGTTTATATCTCATGTTACACATTAATAGAATGTGTACACGAGTATAA